In Lytechinus pictus isolate F3 Inbred chromosome 17, Lp3.0, whole genome shotgun sequence, the genomic window ATGAGCATTTTAGGATCATTCAAATTACTCCAGGCCCATAGTGCAATAAATCACAATTTATCATAGATTTCTAATAATTATTCTTATTGGCTAATAGCATTTGAGTAGCATGTGCATGGAACTgaagatttttttgttaaagCTGCTGCAAATTTTTACAAGGAATTGAAACTGATATGATGACAGATACTAGGTTTAGAAACACCTGTCAAGGAATGGTCATCTCTTTACACTAAGTTTCCAATGAACATGTATAAATAAGTGGTAGATATGAGTGATGGAAACAAGCCACTCAGTATTGAGGTAAGGGTCCTAAACAAAGAAgtcataagagaaaaatatACACCAAGGATTGGAGGTGTGATGCCCATCTAAAGGGACCAAGAAAAGAAGTCTACAGTGTGGGCCAAGGCAGTCTGGGCATAGGAATCTCCTTTCCACTTTTATTTATCATGCTGCATGCAAGCTGGAAacaacaccaccatcatgatcCTCCACCATCAGCCAGGGCTAACCAGGAAAAAAAGGGGATAAAAATCATGAGTCACAGGCCACCTTGTGAGAGATTCCGATATCCTCAAATGCTTTGTCGATCTCAACTGCAAAGCAATGTTCTTCGGAGTCACCCTGAGGAGCGTCTGAGACAAGGGCAGTCGTAGTGGGGTCTTCTATAAAGTCTACGGTGTTTTCCCGGGAAAATTGCTGTGTCCCCACCCCAGGGCTAATTCTAGAAATTTCTGGACTAAGTGTCTGACTTTCTTGTTGGGGGTGATCAACAGCCATGGGGGCAGTCTCGGGGCTTACTCTATCTATATTTGGGGGATTTCCCAGGTCATCAGGCTTGTAATACACAGCTTCAACCAGGTTCCCAGCTCTACCTCTTATCAAGGATACATCTCTATATTTGTCATTGCTAAGGGTATCCGTCACAGATTCAAGAGGGGCCGGGTTTGAATGATAAAATGACGAAGCGTCAACGGCCCTGTCAGGGATTGGAGAAATGGGCCTTGGACTTGCATGAACATCAATCTTCCCTATGGTTTTTGAAATCCGACTAGAACTACTAGAGGACCCAGAAGGAAGATCTTTGTTGCTTGGATTACGATTCTGTTTGAGGGATGCTCGGGGAGGTTTTTCCTTCAAGGGCTTTTTGGCAGTTTTGGAAGTAGAGCTCTGCTTGGCAGTAGCCGTCTTGAAAGTTCCAGAATCATAGTCAACAGTCCTGTAGACAGGGTCTTCAATCCCGGGAATAGGGCCAGGGGTCTCTGGGATGGATTTTCCCGTCTTAGGGGGTGGTGCCCTTGGGATACCCCCAACCTTCCCTGGGGTGGACTCGGCCTTTCCCGGAACGGGACGGACTATCTCGGGGACAGGCCCAGGATTCCCTGGGGTAGTGTCAGCCACCACTGGGACAAAGTGTGAGGCTCCTGGAACAGAGAAGGGGGTCTTGGGCGGTTCCTGTCCTTGCTGTTTGGCACCAGGGTGCATCAAAATCCAATTAGATTCCTCCTGCTGAGGTGTGAAGTCTTCGAACACACCCTCCTTTGGACGGAATGCCATAATGTAAGGGATGCAAATGAAGCATTCAAAATTGTGTTACATGTTTATGAAGCAGTAATGAATGAAAGCAAGGCGTGAATCGAtgtaataacatacatgtatatctaaaaTGAATACTCTCTTTGCGTGCCTATTTTATTTATCAATGttaaaaaattagaataataatCAAAATCCTATTTATAACTTCAAATTCAAAAAGGCAAGGCTTGTTGCATGTTACATCTTCTTTATGGTATTTCAACCAGGACTGACAGGGCTATATTCTGCCTGATAAGTCTTTATTCTAAAAGTCTTTTGGCACAAAGTTTTCTGACGAATTCCTGTTAATATCTGCATCAAAGTGTTTTCTCTCATCCCCCACAAAGCATCAAATGGATGACtggtttttaatttcaaatctttTGCTTACAAACTTGGAGCTAAAAGGGCTGTTTAGCTCCATTACAACACGCTCTTTTGGTAGCAGTATTTATATCTAGATAATATCAATCCCCGGAACCAAGCAGTGGGTACAATCAACAGCAAACTCACATATTTGGTATGATTAAGCCAAGGGCTCTGTGGATGAATTATGAACCACTGACCAGCGAATGAAAGCTGCACAAAATGCCATTTTCCCCAGAAATGTAATGGACTTCGTAAATTGGAGGGAAAAAAGGCCCCCATAAATCAATACGAGGTTCAAGACAAAATGTAATTTGGAATGGAATTATTAATGGGGAAGTgtacaatacatacatgtaccaccctgcccccccccaaaaaaaaaaaatcctagatGCAAGTGAGTAATTTCAATTGATTGCTTTGTTAACAAAGGGAAAAAATTCTGGCATTTTATTCTGGTGGCCATAAAAGGGTTTGACTTATCACCTCTGTTGCATGTAAGACTTTCAATACTGGTGGCAACTAAAACAGAATTGATTGATATCAAGTATTACCTCTGTTGCATATAAAACTTCCAATATTCTTGAGATGCCACTGTGTGGTTGGTCTTCAAATTCTGAGCAGATGACTTCGATATCTCGTAACTTTCCAAAGTAGAAATCTCTCTCCTTTTCTAGCCCAGTTATCGTCACTAATGATTCATCAAGCTATAAATAAAGAGGAGTATTTACAGAATTGTTATTACAGAGCGCCATGCTGCTGGCATCACCAATAGTGCCAATATCAtagtcatcattgtcattatcatcatcaccatctatTCACCACCACCCCCACTACCACCCCTACCAgtaccatcaacaccatcatcatcggcACTACCACCATTacccatcactatcatcatcctcGTTATCTTCATCActgtcactatcatcatcatcatcatcaccgccaccatcaccatcatcatcatcatcatcatcatcatcatcatcatcatcatcatcatcatcatcatcatcatcaccatcatcatcatcatcatcatcatcatcatcatcatcatcatcatcatcatcatcatcaccaccatcatcatcatcatcatcatcatcatcatcatcatcatcatcatcatcatcatcatcatcatcaccatcaccatcaccaccaccaccaccaccaccaccaccaccaccttcatcaacatcatcatcatcttcttcttcatcatcatcatcatcatcatcatcatcataacatcGGATGATTTCATCGAgaactgtaaaaaatatttacatttacaaCCATTTGTCTAATGGTGACATtaacaacaaataaaatatagacAAAAACAAGTCAATCAGTATAACTGACCTGTAACTGAAGATCTGTGACCTGTGCATTTGTTACTGCTGCTCCAGCTTTACTTGATGCAGCTGGTTTTGAGGGTGCTGGTTTCGATGCTGCTGGTTTTCTGGTGGGTTGTGCTGCTGGAGCTGTTTTGGCTTTCATCACtggaggggaagggggggggggggtgatcattTCAAATCAATTGAATTCATAATTAGAGTTTCAGGAAGCATGAGTGTTTTCAGGGCccggtcttacaaagagttacgattgatccgatcaatcgcaactatggaaagccagcaaaaatcaacatctaaaatacatattttctagaaatgatgtgtagtcatacattcactgttttcttgacaattcagtatgcttctctttgtttccaaaggacattgagcaaatttccctaagaaaataatatgacgttgatggatttccatatacttgagattgatcggatcaatcgtaactctttgtaagacggggccctgcaGATCAGCGAGGGCATTAACAGTCACAcaaacgaaaccgactccaaaccgaatAATGTGTCTACAGCTGGAAATCTCGTTATTGCTTTGGTTGGTCTGAGGAGCGTTCTAGGggaggacttgtcggacgttttttccgacaagtcctgttttatcagAGAGTTACACTACAGTAACAGTGCCTctgagccaatcaaaatcaaggaaagatgtcagacctgacaacttgtcgggcgaaaatgttgatgaaacgctcccttgCAGTTGGTTCTGCCCGTGTGACTGTGGCTCAAGAATTACCAATGCAACTCGTGTAAATCTTGTAATGAGATTTTCCAGCATGCCCAAATGCAAGATCGATTCCCAGAAATACAACCAACAAGACATGCAACGTGTTAATCAATCATGGTgcactccaggctgaaaataatacaggtgtaatacataaatgaatagagtaaaattcactgagcaaaacgttggaaaattcatcaaaatctaatATAAGTAACtgaattattgaatttcaaagcaatattttgtgaaaacagttaaatgTACACCATTATGAAACTGCAATAGGATGCCTGAAAAAGTTATaatcccactttccttttttttcatatgtcaTGTGTGTATGATCAGTCTCCCTTATAACAAAAGTGTAGTATAGACTAAATGGAAATTAATCAACTGACTAAGACTAGATGGATAATACTTCAAACAAATGTGGCATTACACTATCTGAGAAGTAGGTCAAGTGGTAATAGTGGCCTATACTAACCTggagcggttttctttggacCTCCTGTTCCTCCGACCGATGCTCCTCCCCTTGCTGCTGCCGCATCATACTCCTGACCGCTGTAATTCGCATCGAAGAACTTCTTGAACCACTGCGCAAATTCAAAGTTGTCTTGAAACTTCCCATTGACAAGCTTTTGTATAGGAATTACCTGAAAACAGAAATAGGAAAGAGGATCACACATAAGACTACAGCATCACGATATTGCTTAtttggatgtacatgtagatcattcTTAGTCAAACATTGTCAATTAATGTTctaataaaactttttttagcTAAATTAAGAGGAAGACTAAAACAGAATTGATACGGGGAAATATAATAGTGGGTAGGGATGAGCATTATGAGTATTTCCCATTAAGAAACCTGGTTCAAGTTGAATTGGAGTAGAAATAATGTCTGTATTTTTATAGTATTTTCAAGGCAGATTTGGTGTCCAATCTTGGAGTTGTAGAGAGCACACAGAGTTCACTTTAGGAAACAGGATGCCACCAGAGGTGGTGGCAATGTCCAgtccgggtgggtgtttcataaagctgttcgcaagttaagagcaactttaagagcgactggtgaaccttttttgcatgctaaataatcaccaatgaacatttaattgtgaatatcatttaccacaagaaaggatcaccagtagttcttaaagtcgctcttaacttacgagcagctttatgaaacggcccccaggagtTGTAGACGGCCCACTAATAGTTCATTTTGGGAACCAAGACAACACCAGAGACAGCGGTTGTATACGATCCAGGAGAACTGGACAGCCCCATAGAGTTCCTTTCTGGGACAAGACGAGCAGGGATTCTGATAAGAAAACCGAAATTTGGCCCGGACGGCGGATGTGGAACCAGAGTTTTCCTTCAGAAACATCACTACTCAAGACCAATAGGGGAATTTCACCCTGATGaaaaatttgttgtaaaaataccagaaaaaaaaaatcaaaaatattagtgaaggttcgaggaaaatccatcaaagattaacaaaattattaggattttgaattttttattagtgatgtcacatacatgtacgaaCAGCAGTTATTTCaatatgcatgaatttcaatctTTTAATGGTTCATTACTAAAAAATTTCTTCATTCAGGATAAGgagtgaaataattttcatttctttgagAAAAAGACATATCATTGATTTTTAAAGTCAAGATACATGGggagctgcttgcatatgacgtagcaaatcaaaaatttaaattctttgatggattttcctgaacattcagcaatattttcaattatttttttctgctatttttacaataaactatttgtcagggtgaacttcccctctaTTAAAATCAACACCATCTACGGTATTTTAGAGGAGCCCAGGAAATGCACGCAGGGGCATATATTCAGAACTCAGGTTGAATTTAAACCTTGatctaaagttgtggttcaaTTATGGACAGTCAATTTTGACACAAATCTTTTAACAgtacaggtgggtgtttcataaagctgttcatattaaagttacgagtgactttacaaacgactgatgatcctttcttgtggtaaatggtatccACCAGGTTTTCATTCGTGTTGATTTTTAACCAATGAAAGGATCACCAGCTGTGTGTAAAGTTATTTGTAACTTACGAACGgcattatgaaacacccacctgggtcccgtaacacaaaggttagcgattatttgtacgcttgattttcacgattcattgtacattgtagtcaacgcaatcaatcatagaaaattgttgtacgatcattgctaagctttgcgttacgggacccaggtggatatttcataaagctgttcgtaatttaagagtgactttaagaacgactggtgatcctttcttgtggtaaatggtatattcattggcgatggttaagcgcgtaaggtTCACCACtgaccagtcattcttaaagtcgctcttaacttaaaggagaatgaaacccttgaaaccagctgaatccatatcaaagagaaaaatcaaagaaacatattgttgaaagtttgaggaagattgaatgaataataagaaagttatgatcatttgaatattgagatcactaatgccatgtagatcctcccattggcaatgcgaccaagatctgtgatgtcacacacgtacaactccctcattactttagtacttatttcacttatattctcacttttatagagtctatcacaaggtgaggtgttctctttatgagaggacaagtacagaggtttcacaacattatatcattgatgaattgtttgtcatatgattagaatgagcaaaaagagatgttttggggtatattttcagtgtccaaaaggggagagttgttcatctgtgacatcatagatcttggtcgcattgccaatgggaggatctccatagcattagtgatctcgacattcaaatgctcataactcttctattgctagtcctattttactcaaacttttgttgatcttattctttgagttttctgctttcacaaaagctaacttgctccaagagtttcattctcctttaagaacagctttatgaaacaccaaccagGTTTGAGTCATCAGCTCAACTCTTACTCAGGTCATtcataactgtctgggaatAATAACTAAAATCAGTTTTCTTCACCATTGCAGCATGATCAAAGAGCATTGTaatcataagaaacatacaatgttaacaaaatgttgacattttgacTTCCCATCATTTTAACAGTATGGCCTATTTTAATCAGACTCCATGATACTAGCCAGGATCTCTAAtgacagaaaataaaaagaaaatgtctgGGCCCAGTTGCATAAAAGTAATATcatcatggtaactttgtcatGCAATCGTAACGTGCACGGaagccttgattttgattggccgtTGATCAGTGTTACCAcgtggtagttaccattgaatggcgaactttttatcaataacaacttttatgcaatgggacCTTGGTCTTACCTTGTCTACCCCGCATTTCTTGAAAGCTTTCTGTAGCATCTTGAAGTTTTCAATAAACTGATGCTCCTGCTTTGCATCAAACCTCACTTTCTTCAATGCGACACAGTTCTCAAAAAGCATGTCCATGAACTGGCAATACGCAGCCCCTGTAAATGAGATGGGAGAGATAAGATTGAAATGAATTCATTTTGAATAGAATCAAGTCTGTAACACATACAACTATGTAATATTGTTATTTTCTCTCTATGTTATTGGACTATTCTTTGCTTAATTGAATATATTTAGTCTCTGATGTCATCACTTTAATTCAATTGTGCCAAATTAAtcttatatatacattttattattgatgaaaatatattaatgttgacattaaaaAGCTGTACAAGTTAACACTTACCATTACAGAGATTCTCCACCTTTGAGATGTTCATTTGCAAACTGTCATTGACCCATCTAACCATATCATGTCTGCTGATGTTTTCAGTAGTCACTGATGTTGATATAACATTGACAGCCATTTTGTATGAACAAATTAATCACAggtctgcaaaaaaaaaaacaagacgaAGAAGAGGTTacaaagcagaaaataattttgCCTTACAAAtctgaatagcatttttggtcaaaagagaaaagctctcagctaataaagtaatgtacagtcccaTGTAttaaatatgctatacaaaagacttaatacatagcagtctttcaaaaatgtggagcaaatagcaatgcgataccaggaaaattattccctgcaaaGACATACTACAATGTAAGAGGTAAACAGGTGTCATTTTCAACTACACTCACATGAAGTATTTTGATTCTTTTTCCTCTCCGTTAATGGTATAAGAGAGGGAAGGCTcacaaaaattgtaatgtatAACATTCCGTGGTTGAAACATAAATTCATAATGGAAGGACTGGAAGCACACATAAGTGCCAAAAGAAATGGAAACAGCAATGCTCAATATCCAGGACCACCCAAGGCATGTCCTTGGATCAGTTGGATGTCCTAGACTGGCCTCCATGGATGATTTCAAGTATGGTGTTGAAATCTGGGGtgggtgttgtgacaacaccaacaccagccacaacaacGTACTTGAAATCaagctggtgttgggattgacctcggaaaaaatgatgtatttctggcagttcgtgttgaaggctggtgttgacgatctacgtgtAATTTCCCCATTTACCAACACCAACCtccagggattgggaaaatcgtgatttcaagttcggtgttggcaATCTCGAGCTAGCGAAACAGGCggcgaacacgatgaaacatccctgtaaaattagcttttacagaaatatgagtacaaatcatttgagcatcatattttgataaataactagagatgctcggcgggtGGCGCAgccgagcacatgtatcccccacgtcatccgtcattgcgatatatagagctcacacagaaatttgacaaataaatacaatcatcatggcgacaatgaccctgcccacattttgcctgtgggtaccaaatttgatgacaataatatgacgtagcagcgtgactctgcagaacctaaagtattgtccagtatcacctgttggggaatacaattatagagtaatctggatatatttagtaaacctaaccctaagacccccaccaaaaatgataggcatcttcgcttcaccttctaatattgcccctgtgtgccaac contains:
- the LOC129281015 gene encoding microtubule-associated protein RP/EB family member 1-like isoform X2, which encodes MAVNVISTSVTTENISRHDMVRWVNDSLQMNISKVENLCNGAAYCQFMDMLFENCVALKKVRFDAKQEHQFIENFKMLQKAFKKCGVDKVIPIQKLVNGKFQDNFEFAQWFKKFFDANYSGQEYDAAAARGGASVGGTGGPKKTAPVMKAKTAPAAQPTRKPAASKPAPSKPAASSKAGAAVTNAQVTDLQLQLDESLVTITGLEKERDFYFGKLRDIEVICSEFEDQPHSGISRILEVLYATEDGFAVPEDFGATDSDPGSLDDLDDRTSDQY
- the LOC129281015 gene encoding microtubule-associated protein RP/EB family member 1-like isoform X1, with the protein product MAVNVISTSVTTENISRHDMVRWVNDSLQMNISKVENLCNGAAYCQFMDMLFENCVALKKVRFDAKQEHQFIENFKMLQKAFKKCGVDKVIPIQKLVNGKFQDNFEFAQWFKKFFDANYSGQEYDAAAARGGASVGGTGGPKKTAPVMKAKTAPAAQPTRKPAASKPAPSKPAASSKAGAAVTNAQVTDLQLQLDESLVTITGLEKERDFYFGKLRDIEVICSEFEDQPHSGISRILEVLYATEDGFEQPDDEGDAGGVDYQPEEILDQEQEEY